The following are encoded in a window of Variovorax paradoxus genomic DNA:
- a CDS encoding class I SAM-dependent methyltransferase translates to MKKDLHEANRQSWNAATVAHNSHKGDQAAFFRAGGSTLFPEESALLGDVNGLSVLHLQCNAGQDSLSIARRGARVTGVDISDEAIDFATRLSAESGVAARFERADVYDYFEAAAARGERHDLVFCSYGTLCWLSDLGAWARGVAQLLQPGGRFVIVEFHPFALVFDPQWKFHYDYFNDAPVPEEGVGDYVAESGDGLVPDDRPMPGVQGFRNPHPSFEFTWGVGQVTTALAQAGLAIERFEEYPYTNGWKPFEGMRDMGGRRMAPPEGMPRIPLMYALAARRA, encoded by the coding sequence ATGAAGAAAGACCTGCACGAAGCCAACCGCCAATCGTGGAACGCGGCCACGGTCGCACACAACAGCCACAAGGGCGACCAGGCCGCCTTCTTCCGCGCGGGCGGCTCCACGCTGTTCCCCGAGGAAAGCGCCCTGCTCGGCGACGTGAACGGCCTCTCGGTGCTGCACCTGCAATGCAATGCGGGTCAGGACAGCCTGAGCATCGCGCGCCGCGGCGCACGCGTGACGGGCGTCGACATTTCCGATGAAGCCATCGACTTCGCCACCCGGCTCTCGGCCGAGTCGGGCGTTGCGGCGCGCTTCGAGCGTGCGGACGTCTACGACTACTTCGAGGCCGCCGCCGCACGCGGCGAGCGCCACGACCTCGTGTTCTGTTCGTACGGCACGCTGTGCTGGTTGTCGGACCTCGGTGCGTGGGCGCGCGGCGTGGCGCAGTTGCTCCAGCCCGGCGGGCGCTTCGTGATCGTCGAATTCCACCCGTTCGCGCTGGTGTTCGACCCGCAGTGGAAGTTCCACTACGACTACTTCAACGATGCGCCCGTGCCCGAGGAAGGCGTGGGCGACTACGTGGCCGAATCGGGCGACGGCCTTGTGCCCGACGACCGGCCGATGCCCGGCGTGCAGGGCTTTCGCAACCCGCACCCGAGTTTCGAGTTCACCTGGGGCGTGGGCCAGGTGACGACCGCGCTCGCGCAGGCGGGCCTGGCCATCGAGCGCTTCGAGGAGTACCCGTACACCAACGGCTGGAAGCCCTTCGAGGGCATGCGCGACATGGGCGGTCGGCGCATGGCCCCGCCCGAAGGCATGCCACGCATTCCGCTGATGTACGCGCTGGCGGCACGCCGCGCCTGA
- the hemH gene encoding ferrochelatase, translating to MPLTPPDSKNSSNDRTAVLWCNLGSPDAPTAAAVRPYLAEFLGDPRVVEIPRVLWALILHGIILRTRPAKSAAKYASIWLPEGSPLKVWTQKQATLLAGWLGERGHRVTVRDAMRYANPSIASRLDALQAEGATRVLVLQAYPQYSATTTASVIDAVNDWSRKQRRIPEFRFVNQYHDDPAYIDALAQGIEKHWKTEGRGELLVMSFHGIPARNIALGDPYEAQCLETARLLAARLGLASTQYRTTFQSRFGRAKWLEPYTEPTLRELGASGVKHVDVVCPGFPADCLETLEEIAMEGREAFLHAGGERFSYIPCLNDSPVWITALAGIAERHLAGWPTRPHTTTP from the coding sequence ATGCCTCTCACGCCCCCAGACAGCAAGAACAGCAGCAACGACCGCACCGCCGTGCTCTGGTGCAACCTCGGCTCGCCCGACGCGCCCACCGCCGCCGCGGTGCGCCCCTACCTCGCCGAATTTCTGGGCGACCCGCGCGTGGTCGAGATTCCCAGGGTGCTGTGGGCGCTGATCCTGCACGGCATCATCCTGCGCACGCGGCCCGCGAAGTCGGCCGCGAAGTACGCGAGCATCTGGCTGCCCGAGGGCTCGCCTCTCAAGGTCTGGACGCAGAAGCAGGCCACCTTGCTGGCCGGCTGGCTCGGCGAACGCGGCCACCGCGTGACGGTGCGCGACGCGATGCGCTACGCCAACCCGTCGATCGCCTCGCGGCTCGACGCACTGCAGGCCGAGGGCGCCACGCGCGTGCTGGTGCTGCAGGCCTACCCGCAGTACTCGGCCACGACCACCGCGAGCGTGATCGACGCGGTGAACGACTGGAGCCGGAAGCAACGCCGCATTCCCGAATTCCGCTTCGTCAACCAGTACCACGACGATCCCGCCTACATCGATGCCCTGGCCCAGGGCATCGAAAAGCACTGGAAGACCGAGGGCCGCGGCGAGCTGCTGGTGATGAGCTTCCATGGCATTCCCGCGCGCAACATCGCGCTCGGCGATCCCTACGAGGCGCAGTGCCTCGAGACCGCGCGCCTGCTCGCGGCGCGGCTGGGCCTGGCGTCCACGCAGTACCGCACGACCTTCCAGTCGCGCTTCGGTCGCGCCAAGTGGCTGGAGCCCTACACCGAACCGACCCTGCGCGAACTCGGCGCCAGCGGCGTGAAGCACGTCGACGTGGTGTGCCCGGGTTTTCCGGCCGACTGCCTCGAAACGCTCGAAGAGATCGCCATGGAAGGCCGCGAAGCCTTCCTGCACGCGGGCGGCGAACGCTTCAGCTACATCCCCTGCCTCAACGACAGCCCGGTGTGGATCACCGCGCTCGCGGGCATCGCCGAACGCCATCTGGCGGGCTGGCCGACCCGACCCCACACGACCACGCCATGA
- a CDS encoding alpha/beta fold hydrolase gives MTPSSHYAQLCGREIHWLDWGAANAPVVIAWHGLARTSRDMDELAQHFAARGFRVICPDTLGRGLSQWSPAPDDEYTLAFYARLANALCDELRLGRVHWVGTSMGGAIGTVCASGLFEPRMKARIASLTLNDNAPQLAQAAIERIRAYAGDPPAFDTVAELEAFFRTVYKPYGWLSDAQWRRLTESSTRRLADGRVTPHYDPAMVRQFSAHDNDYLIWPHYDVIEAPVLCLRGAESDLVLPEVIDEMHRRGPGAAGRLQVIEVQGCGHAPALNVPEQLDPIEGFIRAAGR, from the coding sequence ATGACGCCGTCATCGCACTACGCGCAACTCTGTGGCCGTGAAATCCACTGGCTCGATTGGGGCGCTGCCAACGCGCCCGTCGTCATCGCCTGGCACGGCCTGGCGCGCACCAGCCGCGACATGGACGAGCTGGCGCAGCACTTCGCGGCGCGCGGCTTCCGCGTGATCTGCCCCGACACGCTGGGGCGCGGCCTGAGCCAGTGGAGCCCGGCGCCCGACGACGAATACACGCTCGCGTTCTACGCGCGCCTGGCCAACGCGCTGTGCGATGAACTGCGGCTGGGCCGCGTGCATTGGGTGGGCACGTCGATGGGCGGTGCGATCGGCACGGTCTGCGCGTCGGGCCTGTTCGAGCCGCGCATGAAGGCGCGCATCGCCAGCCTCACGCTCAACGACAACGCACCGCAGCTCGCGCAGGCCGCCATCGAGCGCATCCGCGCCTATGCTGGTGATCCGCCGGCCTTCGACACGGTCGCCGAGCTCGAGGCTTTTTTCCGCACCGTCTACAAGCCCTACGGTTGGCTCAGCGACGCGCAGTGGCGCCGCCTGACCGAAAGCTCCACGCGCCGCCTGGCCGACGGCCGTGTCACGCCGCACTACGACCCGGCGATGGTCCGGCAGTTCAGCGCGCACGACAACGACTACCTCATTTGGCCGCACTACGACGTGATCGAGGCGCCGGTGCTGTGCCTGCGCGGCGCCGAGTCCGACCTGGTGCTGCCCGAGGTGATCGACGAGATGCACCGGCGCGGGCCGGGCGCGGCCGGGCGCCTGCAGGTGATCGAGGTGCAGGGGTGCGGCCACGCGCCTGCGCTCAACGTGCCCGAACAACTGGACCCGATCGAAGGGTTTATTCGCGCGGCCGGTCGTTGA
- a CDS encoding NIPSNAP family protein, producing the protein MITCYLRYIVDPFKLKEFEHYGKLWIPLVEKFGGQHHGYFLPSEGANNVALAMFSFPSLAAYETYRADSMQDADCQAAFRYAEETRCIVSYERSFFRPVFR; encoded by the coding sequence ATGATCACCTGCTACCTGCGCTACATCGTCGATCCCTTCAAGCTCAAGGAATTCGAGCACTACGGCAAGCTCTGGATTCCGTTGGTCGAGAAGTTCGGCGGCCAGCACCACGGCTACTTCCTGCCGTCCGAAGGCGCGAACAACGTCGCGCTCGCGATGTTCAGCTTCCCCAGCCTGGCCGCGTACGAAACCTACCGGGCCGACTCGATGCAGGACGCCGACTGCCAGGCCGCCTTCCGCTACGCCGAAGAGACCCGCTGCATCGTCAGTTACGAACGCAGCTTCTTCCGACCCGTGTTCCGCTGA
- a CDS encoding HAD family hydrolase produces the protein MTSASPAPGGATPLDISRISAITLDLDDTLWPIWPTIERAERVLHEWLLREAPKTASLLLTPGVLRELREATAKERSDLAHDLSALRRESIRTALTRAGEDPALADPAFDAFFEERQRVTLYDDALPALKWLSERYPLVAVSNGNADIHKTGVGRWFRTAFNARAFGSGKPHAPIFRAAAASVGLLPKDVLHVGDDAALDVVGALNAGMQAAWLVRDERPWEHGARPQLIVPNLHALCIALGA, from the coding sequence ATGACTTCCGCTTCCCCGGCGCCCGGCGGCGCCACGCCGCTCGACATCTCACGCATTTCGGCGATCACGCTCGACCTCGACGACACGCTGTGGCCGATCTGGCCGACCATCGAGCGCGCCGAGCGCGTGCTGCACGAGTGGCTGCTGCGCGAGGCGCCGAAGACGGCCTCGTTGCTGCTCACGCCGGGCGTGCTGCGCGAGCTGCGCGAAGCCACCGCCAAGGAGCGCTCCGACCTCGCGCACGATCTGAGCGCGCTGCGCCGCGAGTCGATCCGAACGGCGCTCACGCGCGCGGGCGAAGACCCGGCGCTGGCCGACCCGGCCTTCGATGCCTTCTTTGAAGAGCGCCAGCGCGTCACGCTGTACGACGACGCGCTGCCGGCGCTCAAGTGGCTCAGCGAGCGCTACCCGCTGGTGGCGGTGTCGAACGGCAACGCCGACATCCACAAGACCGGCGTCGGCCGGTGGTTCCGCACCGCCTTCAATGCGCGCGCCTTCGGCAGCGGCAAGCCGCACGCGCCGATCTTCCGTGCCGCGGCGGCCTCGGTCGGCCTGCTCCCGAAAGACGTGCTGCACGTGGGCGACGACGCCGCGCTCGATGTGGTGGGCGCGCTCAACGCCGGCATGCAGGCCGCGTGGCTGGTGCGCGACGAGCGCCCGTGGGAGCACGGCGCGCGTCCGCAGCTGATCGTGCCCAACCTGCACGCGCTGTGCATCGCGCTGGGCGCCTGA
- a CDS encoding LysE family translocator, whose product MHLSTWLLFCGVTLLVAFTPGPAVLLAVSNAITVGPRRAMISSLGNACGLFLVSAAAMGGLGVVLNTSATAFMVLKVAGAGYLVYLGIRQWRSRTSVFAELQPSGAPAPSRSARRLFGHGVTVALTNPKGILFFSALFPQFLTHDAPILTQFAVLTTTFVVGSVLAHGSYVLLARLLKKQFANPKRAKLFNRVSGGAFVLLGLSLLRLRNKTA is encoded by the coding sequence ATGCATCTCTCCACCTGGCTCCTCTTTTGCGGCGTGACCCTGCTCGTCGCCTTCACGCCCGGCCCGGCCGTGCTGCTCGCGGTCTCCAACGCCATCACCGTCGGCCCGCGCCGCGCGATGATCAGTTCGCTGGGCAACGCCTGCGGGCTCTTCCTGGTGTCGGCCGCCGCGATGGGCGGGCTGGGCGTGGTGCTCAACACCTCGGCCACGGCCTTCATGGTGCTGAAGGTGGCGGGTGCGGGCTACCTCGTGTACCTGGGCATCCGGCAGTGGCGCAGCCGCACGAGCGTGTTCGCCGAACTGCAGCCTTCGGGTGCACCGGCACCTTCGCGTTCCGCGCGCCGGCTGTTCGGGCATGGCGTGACGGTGGCGCTGACGAACCCCAAGGGCATCCTGTTCTTCTCGGCGCTGTTCCCGCAGTTCCTCACGCACGACGCGCCGATCCTCACGCAGTTCGCTGTGCTCACCACGACCTTCGTGGTCGGCTCGGTGCTGGCGCATGGGTCGTACGTGCTGCTCGCGCGCCTGCTGAAGAAGCAGTTCGCGAACCCGAAGCGCGCCAAGCTCTTCAACCGCGTGTCGGGCGGCGCTTTCGTGCTGCTGGGGTTGAGCCTGCTGCGGCTGCGCAACAAGACGGCCTGA
- a CDS encoding DUF1993 domain-containing protein, with the protein MALSMYDLSVPVFTRGLGQLAHLLDKGLVHATAQGIDPATLVDARLAPDMLTLAGQIQRASDASKLGTARIAGITAPSFPDEEKTWDDLLARIAKTQDFLATVDRALIDGQEERPVTIKAREGEAHFTAQRYLLQFALPNFFFHVTTAYDVLRHKGVPVGKMDYLGRF; encoded by the coding sequence ATGGCCCTCTCGATGTACGACCTGTCCGTGCCGGTTTTCACCCGCGGACTCGGCCAACTCGCCCACCTGCTCGACAAGGGCCTCGTGCACGCGACGGCCCAGGGCATCGACCCGGCGACGCTGGTCGACGCGCGCCTCGCGCCCGACATGCTCACGCTGGCCGGTCAGATCCAGCGTGCGAGCGACGCCTCGAAGCTGGGCACGGCGCGCATCGCGGGCATCACCGCGCCGAGCTTTCCCGACGAGGAAAAGACCTGGGACGACCTGCTGGCGCGCATCGCGAAGACGCAGGATTTCCTGGCGACCGTGGACCGTGCGCTCATCGACGGCCAGGAAGAACGCCCCGTGACCATCAAGGCGCGCGAAGGCGAGGCGCATTTCACCGCGCAGCGCTACCTGCTGCAGTTCGCACTGCCGAACTTCTTCTTCCACGTGACCACCGCCTACGACGTGCTGCGCCACAAGGGCGTGCCCGTCGGAAAGATGGATTACCTCGGCCGCTTCTGA